In Brassica rapa cultivar Chiifu-401-42 chromosome A06, CAAS_Brap_v3.01, whole genome shotgun sequence, a single window of DNA contains:
- the LOC103871992 gene encoding glyoxylate/hydroxypyruvate reductase HPR3, whose amino-acid sequence MEESSESPLVLVHRPPTLAYMDDHLSRNFRLLNAHLSPDPLPLFLSRHAASVTAFVNIGRLKIDAELLSHLPSLQLLVCTSVGTDHVDLAECKRRGIAVTNAGDAFSDDVADCAVGLLLSVLRRIPAGDRYVRSGNWSKPGQFQLGIKVSGKRVGIIGLGSIGSRIAKRLEPFGCIISYNSRTQKQSIPYRYYSDVLSLAADNDVLVLCCSLTDQTRHVVNREVMESLGKEGVIINVGRGGLIDEEEMVKCLVEGVIGGAGLDVFEKEPQVPEELFGMDNVVLSPHAAVATPGALESVAEVAIANLKAFFSNQPLVSPVRLG is encoded by the exons ATGGAGGAATCTTCAGAATCTCCGCTCGTCCTCGTTCACCGCCCACCTACTCTAGCTTACATGGACGACCACCTCAGCCGCAACTTCCGTCTTCTCAACGCTCACCTTTCACCGGATCCACTACCCCTCTTCCTCTCCCGCCACGCCGCCTCCGTCACAGCCTTCGTCAACATCGGCAGGCTCAAGATAGACGCCGAGCTCCTCTCCCACCTCCCTTCCCTCCAGCTTCTCGTCTGCACCAGCGTCGGCACCGATCACGTCGACCTCGCCGAATGCAAGCGCCGCGGCATCGCCGTCACCAACGCTGGCGACGCCTTCTCCGATGACGTGGCGGATTGCGCCGTCGGGTTGCTGTTGAGCGTCCTCCGTCGTATTCCGGCCGGTGATCGTTACGTCCGGTCTGGTAACTGGTCGAAACCGGGGCAGTTCCAGCTAGGCATCAAG GTAAGTGGAAAGCGAGTTGGGATAATTGGATTAGGGAGCATCGGGTCCCGTATCGCCAAAAGACTCGAACCCTTTGGATGCATCATCTCTTACAACTCGAGAACTCAGAAACAGAGCATTCCATACCGTTACTACTCCGACGTTCTCTCCTTGGCAGCAGACAACGACGTCCTCGTGCTCTGCTGCTCTCTGACGGATCAAACGAGGCACGTTGTGAACAGAGAAGTGATGGAGTCGCTTGGGAAGGAAGGGGTTATCATTAATGTGGGAAGGGGAGGGCTGATTGATGAGGAGGAGATGGTGAAGTGTCTGGTGGAAGGTGTGATTGGTGGTGCCGGTTTAGATGTGTTTGAGAAAGAACCGCAAGTTCCTGAGGAGTTGTTTGGTATGGACAATGTTGTATTGTCTCCGCATGCTGCTGTGGCCACGCCTGGGGCTTTGGAAAGTGTTGCCGAGGTTGCGATAGCTAACTTGAAGGCGTTTTTCTCGAACCAGCCTTTGGTTTCCCCGGTTCGATTGGGTTGA
- the LOC108872202 gene encoding uncharacterized protein LOC108872202, with product MESSSSFVNLLTSQGSVDLDSLETPAFSTQSPQEASVKERRKWTVKDDLVLIGAWLNTSKDSIVSNEQKGAAFWKRIVEYYNSSPLLVGMVPRELGQCKQRWARINDLVCKFAGCYDTALREQRSGQNDNDVMKAALDIFNSDHNMKFNLEHAWRELRHDVKWCSTYMEKDKDKRKATPVPEPEERPVGVKAAKAAGKRHKTGKDEELSKLEGLMELKKQISKQSLLESLLTKPEYMRRPTPEDLQRLLDIGEIRGFPGMIGSIDCMHWEWKNCPTAWKGQYTRGSGKPTIVLEAVASQDLWIWHAFFGPPGTLNDINVLDRSPVFDDILQGRAPRVQYLVNGHQYGLPYYLTDGIYPRWSTFIQSISNPQSPEAQLFAKVQESTRKDVERAFGVLQARFAIVKNPAILWDKTQIGMVMRTCIILHNMIVENERNGYSGCDISEFEEGDSSRSSEVDMSYTRRPSNLRTMLEIRTQVRDPHTHEQLKFDLIQNIWNKFGNDENV from the coding sequence ATGGAAAGCTCCTCTAGTTTTGTTAACCTGTTAACGAGTCAAGGGTCAGTTGACCTTGACTCATTAGAAACTCCGGCGTTTAGTACCCAATCTCCGCAAGAGGCAAGTGTGAAAGAAAGGAGAAAGTGGACTGTCAAGGACGATTTAGTCCTCATTGGGGCTTGGCTCAACACCAGCAAAGATTCAATTGTCAGTAACGAACAGAAAGGGGCTGCCTTCTGGAAGAGGATTGTAGAGTATTACAACTCCAGTCCTCTCCTCGTTGGGATGGTGCCTAGAGAACTAGGGCAATGCAAGCAAAGATGGGCCAGGATCAATGATCTGGTCTGTAAGTTTGCTGGCTGCTACGACACGGCCTTGAGGGAACAGAGAAGCGGGCAAAACGACAATGACGTGATGAAGGCTGCGTTGGATATCTTCAACAGTGACCACAACATGAAGTTCAACTTAGAACATGCGTGGAGGGAGCTTAGGCACGATGTGAAATGGTGTTCTACGTATATGGAGAAGGACAAGGATAAGCGCAAGGCAACTCCAGTGCCAGAGCCAGAAGAAAGACCGGTGGGGGTTAAGGCTGCTAAGGCTGCGGGTAAGAGGCACAAAACTGGAAAAGATGAAGAGTTAAGCAAGCTAGAAGGACTTATGGAGCTGAAAAAGCAAATCTCAAAGCAAAGTTTGCTAGAGAGTTTGCTAACCAAACCAGAGTATATGCGAAGACCCACTCCAGAGGATCTTCAACGACTGCTCGATATTGGAGAGATTCGCGGCTTTCCGGGAATGATaggaagcatcgattgtatgcattgggagtggaaaaattgcccaaccgcttggaaaggacagTACACCCGTGGATCAGGAAAGCCAACAATTGTCTTGGAAGCTGTAGCTTCCCAAGATCTTTGGATTTGGCACGCTTTTTTTGGtcctccaggtaccttaaacgatattaacgtCCTCGATCGAtctcctgtttttgatgacattttacaaGGTCGAGCTCCAAGGGTACAATACCTGGTAAACGGGCACCAATATGGTTTGCCTTACTACCTCACAGACGGCATATATCCAAgatggtcaacatttatccaatctatctcAAACCCTCAAAGTCCTGAAGCACAGTTATTTGCTAAAGTTCAGGAGTCCACCCGAAAAGATGTGGAGCGTGCTTTCGGAGTATTGCAAGCTCGATTTGCAATAGTTAAAAACCCGGCTATTTTGTGGGACAAGACCCAAATAGGGATGGTTATGCGAACATGTATCATACtgcacaatatgatagtggAAAATGAACGCAATGGATACAGCGGGTGTGATATATCAGAGTTTGAAGAAGGAGACTCGAGTAGAAGTTCAGAGGTGGATATGTCATATACTCGCAGGCCTTCAAATCTCCGAACTATGCTTGAAATACGTACTCAAGTTCGTGACCCACATACGCATGAACAATTGAAATTTGATTTGATCCAAAATATTTGGAACAAGTTTGGTaatgatgaaaatgtttaa